From Saprospiraceae bacterium, one genomic window encodes:
- a CDS encoding pyridoxal phosphate-dependent aminotransferase translates to MANFKISSRVAEMNESATLKMAQMAREISSKGIDVINLSLGEPDFETPIHIRQKAKEAIDQGFTKYTPVAGTLEIREVISKKFERDNQLQYPPDQILVSNGAKQCFANLCFALLEPGDEVMLFAPYWVSYFEIIKMAGGKPVVVPSSVENDYKPAAEDIAGRLDSKTRMLIFSSPCNPTGTVFLQEDLEMISKLVAPFPELLVVSDEIYEYIIFDQKHLSIGSLPNMNERTVTINGFSKGFSMTGWRLGYMGGPKEIIKACIKVQGQFTSGAASFTQKAGAYALSTDLGPTYAMSKDFQKRRDVLLEEVKKIQDWKVNFPQGAFYILPKVDACFGKKIAGRDIQNADDLAMLLLEEAHVALVSGEAFGAPDCLRISYSLSEAKIREAIRRIVEVLGRS, encoded by the coding sequence ATGGCAAACTTCAAGATATCCTCCAGGGTTGCAGAAATGAATGAATCTGCGACGCTAAAAATGGCCCAAATGGCCAGAGAAATCAGCAGCAAAGGTATAGATGTCATCAACCTCAGTCTGGGTGAGCCAGATTTTGAAACTCCCATTCACATTCGGCAAAAAGCCAAGGAAGCCATCGATCAGGGTTTTACCAAATATACTCCGGTGGCCGGTACGCTTGAAATCCGGGAAGTGATCAGTAAAAAATTTGAGCGAGACAATCAATTGCAATATCCACCGGATCAAATTTTGGTCTCCAATGGGGCCAAGCAATGTTTTGCCAATCTGTGTTTTGCCCTTTTGGAACCCGGAGATGAGGTGATGCTATTCGCACCATATTGGGTATCCTATTTTGAAATTATCAAAATGGCCGGAGGAAAGCCGGTGGTGGTACCATCTTCGGTCGAAAATGACTACAAGCCTGCGGCAGAAGACATCGCCGGCAGGTTGGATTCAAAAACCAGGATGCTCATTTTTTCTTCTCCCTGCAATCCTACGGGCACAGTGTTTCTTCAAGAGGATCTGGAAATGATTTCCAAACTGGTCGCCCCGTTTCCCGAATTATTGGTGGTCTCTGATGAAATTTATGAGTATATCATTTTTGACCAAAAACATCTGAGCATTGGTTCTCTTCCGAATATGAACGAAAGAACGGTGACCATCAATGGCTTTTCGAAAGGTTTTTCCATGACAGGCTGGAGACTGGGTTACATGGGAGGGCCAAAAGAGATCATCAAAGCTTGTATTAAAGTGCAGGGCCAGTTTACCAGCGGCGCTGCTTCATTTACTCAAAAAGCGGGTGCGTATGCTTTGAGCACAGATTTAGGTCCTACCTATGCTATGAGCAAAGATTTTCAAAAAAGAAGAGATGTTTTGTTGGAGGAAGTGAAAAAAATTCAAGATTGGAAAGTCAATTTTCCGCAGGGTGCTTTCTACATTTTGCCAAAAGTAGATGCCTGTTTTGGAAAAAAGATAGCAGGTCGAGACATTCAAAATGCCGATGATTTAGCCATGTTATTGCTGGAAGAAGCCCATGTGGCATTGGTTTCCGGAGAAGCATTTGGAGCGCCGGACTGTCTTAGAATTTCCTATTCACTCTCTGAGGCCAAGATCCGGGAAGCCATTCGCAGGATTGTTGAAGTTTTGGGGCGTTCATAA
- a CDS encoding Omp28-related outer membrane protein, with product MNKNLLLLLFSLGFGFAYSQASFSDDFESYGVGDQLAKASAAWTCWGGAAAEGGQEDAYVTDENARSGTKSVKLESISPTGGPTDIVLPFGQEYNIGNFNFEMYIYVVPDQGAYFNFQGKATIGQIWCFQGYFDGDSKFRADMGAGAGGGQFVETDYTPGEWIKFNLKADLTNNIWEIFFNDVSVSKFSNINNSIASLNLYPTFRAPANGSTYYVDDVSYSYVPYTRTNLEATLLNSTFKPRFLANESSGGSVLIRNIGLTPITSLELTTQVGADPPSVNSFNNLNIAPLGSTTLNLGKVTYAPGSNDLKVSIDKVNGQSDDDASNNTKISPITGVVPAANKMVVAEEATGTWCQWCPRGAVFMDSMDRTYHKYFAGIAVHGGSATEPMRIPIYDAGLTSTPGFPGFPSVLFDRSIIIDPLFLETSFYNNIVVETPVILTNGATWNPTTGDLVVSVKADFVKDLVGDYRFNMVLVENGVKGNTAAYNQANAYSGGANGRMGGYEILPNPVPASRMTYNHVARIIMDGYDGLAGYLPASISAGTTHFITYTTNLPIAWKEDNIEIIGVLYGPAGEIVNATKTTIAEAVANGLFTSTEDPGVALTPVNVTPNPAAENSQISVELSSPSQVSMEIMDLNGKIVLSRNYGQLEGSLVLPINTMAMENGMYTIRLRMGAELQTKKLVVSH from the coding sequence ATGAATAAAAACTTACTTCTATTGCTTTTCTCACTCGGTTTTGGATTTGCTTATTCGCAGGCCAGTTTTTCAGATGATTTTGAATCTTATGGTGTCGGAGACCAATTGGCAAAAGCCTCTGCTGCATGGACTTGCTGGGGCGGTGCTGCTGCTGAAGGAGGACAGGAGGATGCTTATGTCACGGATGAAAATGCGCGTTCGGGCACAAAGAGTGTTAAACTGGAATCCATAAGCCCAACCGGTGGGCCAACTGATATCGTGTTGCCTTTTGGACAGGAGTACAACATTGGAAATTTCAATTTTGAGATGTACATCTATGTTGTGCCAGATCAGGGAGCTTATTTCAATTTTCAGGGGAAGGCTACTATCGGTCAGATATGGTGTTTCCAGGGCTATTTTGACGGAGATTCAAAATTTAGAGCAGACATGGGTGCCGGTGCCGGAGGAGGACAGTTTGTTGAAACTGACTACACTCCCGGGGAATGGATCAAATTCAATTTGAAAGCCGACCTCACCAACAACATTTGGGAAATATTTTTCAATGATGTCAGTGTATCCAAATTTTCCAACATCAATAATTCAATTGCCTCTCTAAATTTATACCCTACTTTCAGAGCTCCTGCCAACGGTTCCACCTACTATGTGGATGATGTCAGTTACTCTTATGTACCCTATACCAGAACCAATCTGGAGGCCACTTTACTGAATTCAACCTTCAAACCAAGATTCCTCGCCAATGAAAGTTCTGGTGGAAGCGTTTTAATCAGAAACATTGGTTTAACTCCAATTACTTCTTTGGAATTGACCACACAGGTAGGTGCTGATCCCCCATCGGTCAATTCATTCAACAATTTGAATATTGCTCCACTGGGTTCGACTACCTTGAATTTAGGAAAAGTGACTTATGCACCAGGATCGAATGATTTAAAAGTAAGCATTGACAAGGTCAACGGACAGTCTGATGACGATGCCTCCAACAATACCAAGATCAGTCCAATAACAGGTGTGGTGCCTGCTGCCAATAAAATGGTGGTGGCTGAGGAAGCGACCGGCACATGGTGTCAATGGTGCCCAAGAGGAGCTGTTTTTATGGATTCTATGGACAGAACTTATCATAAATATTTTGCGGGTATTGCTGTCCACGGAGGTTCTGCCACTGAGCCGATGAGAATACCTATTTATGATGCAGGATTAACTTCAACTCCGGGATTTCCTGGATTTCCAAGTGTACTTTTTGACAGAAGCATCATCATTGACCCATTGTTTCTTGAAACCAGCTTTTATAACAACATTGTGGTTGAAACACCGGTCATACTTACCAACGGAGCCACCTGGAATCCTACTACAGGAGATTTGGTGGTCAGCGTAAAAGCTGATTTTGTAAAAGACTTGGTAGGAGATTATCGCTTCAACATGGTTTTGGTTGAAAACGGTGTGAAAGGCAATACGGCCGCTTATAACCAAGCCAACGCATATTCAGGAGGTGCCAATGGAAGAATGGGTGGATACGAAATTCTACCCAATCCGGTTCCTGCTTCCAGAATGACCTACAACCATGTCGCCAGAATCATCATGGATGGTTATGACGGTCTCGCCGGTTATCTTCCAGCAAGTATTTCTGCCGGAACCACTCATTTTATTACATATACCACCAACCTGCCCATTGCATGGAAAGAAGACAATATTGAAATCATTGGTGTTCTTTATGGACCAGCCGGAGAAATTGTCAATGCCACCAAAACAACCATCGCTGAAGCGGTTGCCAATGGATTGTTCACCTCAACAGAAGATCCTGGAGTGGCCCTGACGCCTGTAAATGTGACACCAAATCCGGCTGCTGAAAATAGCCAGATTAGCGTAGAACTCAGTAGTCCCAGCCAGGTAAGTATGGAAATCATGGACCTCAATGGAAAAATTGTTTTGTCCAGAAATTATGGACAACTGGAAGGATCTTTGGTCCTGCCAATTAATACAATGGCCATGGAAAACGGAATGTACACCATTCGCCTGAGAATGGGTGCTGAACTTCAAACCAAAAAATTGGTGGTGAGCCACTAA